Genomic window (Armatimonadota bacterium):
CAGCCCACCCTTCCGTGATGATCTTGAACGATGAGGCACATCATCTTCACGATCCAGAATCCGCTTGGAACGAGGCCATCGATGCGATCCATCATCAAAGCCTCACGAAAGGAAATCGAGGAGTTGTCCTTCAAGCAGACTTTACTGCGACACCCAAACACAACAACGGAGACCTTTTCCGGCATATCGTCAGTGACTTTCCACTGGGAGAGGCAGTTGACGCGGGAATTGTCAAAGTTCCGGTCATTGGACGATCCGAGGAAATCAAAGCGAATGACGCGGCAGGAGACGCATTCGAAAAGTACCGAACCCACTTGCTACTGGGCTATCAGCAGTATCAATACATGTGGGAAGAGTGGAGCAAGGTTCGAAAACCGATTCTCTTCGTAATGTGCGAGACGGCTCAAGCCGCGAACGAAATTGCAGCGAAGCTGAATAACGATGAGCGTTTCCCACTACTCAATGGAAAAGTGCTCAATCTTCACACTCGACTAGAGGGCAAGATTGTTACTCGAAATCCGGGAAAGAACGAGTGGAAAGAGTTCGTCTATTCGGAATCGAAGCTCAAAGACGATGATCTTAAAGAAATCCGCCGTTGGTCGGCTGATCTGGACAAGGCTGAATCGCCTTATCGATGCGTTGTCTCGGTGCTTATGCTCAGAGAAGGATGGGACGTTCGGAATGTCACTACAATTGTTCCTCTACGACCATATACAGCGAAATCGAACATCCTCGCGGAACAAACTCTAGGCCGTGGTCTTCGACGTATGGAACGGCCCGGCCCAGATGCCGCTTTCGAAAGGGTGACCGTTGTTGAGCATCCCTCAATGCTCGCACTTTACAATGAAGAACTTGAGCAAGAAGGGCTAGAGATAGGTGAAATCGATCTTGATGAGCGGAAACCCCAGACAGTTCCGATCTTTATTGATCCAAAGAAGGATGCTGAAAAGCTGGATATTGTGATTCCTCAGGTTTCAGATTCTATCGAGACAACCGTCACACTGAATGAAATCAAATTCGAGCAAATCGAGGCTCAGTTCAAAAAGATTTCTAGCGGAAAACTTCCCGTTGGTAAAGCAAAAGATGGGGCAATCAAATTTGAGGAGCGAACCCTTTTCACCGATGAGGTAGTTAAGAGTTATGAGATTGACCGAGGACTACTTGCCCAAGGTTACACGGCTGTTTCGGTTTTCGTGAAAGTTCTTGAAAGGGCCTGTCGGCTCCAAGGTTCTCACGCAACACTCTCACCGCTGGTTCAAAGATTCATCGAAGAAACGCTCTTTGATCGAAAGGTAAATCTGTATCAGGGAGAGGTTGATCATCGTCTAGGAGACATCGATGTCAGAGAGCACATCGAAGCCACATTTGCACCACTGATCAAGAGTCAAACAAACAAAGAAACTAAGCGTAAAAAGCAGAGTTCAGGATTTGCCCTTTCATCATGGAGAGCCTTTCAAGCAACTCAAAGTCAAAAACGTCCCTGCGATGAAGCGGAGAAAACAATCTTCAATCTGGTGGCCTGCTCGAACTACTTTGAAGCAGAGTTTGCGGCCTTCTGTGACGACTGCCTTGATGTAGTCGCATTTGCCAAAAATACTGGCCCCCAGAAGCTGGCAATCGATTACCTCTCGATGAATGGTCGGCCCTCGCTCTATTGGCCTGATTTCTTTGTGAAGTCGGCGGCGGGAATCAACTACCTTGTTGAAACCAAGGGTCAAGAGGATACTTCTGTTGCATTGAAAGCGAAGGCCGCTATCGAATGGTGTAAGGCCGCAACACATGGGGACCAAAAGTGGGAATACGCATTCATTCCCCAATATCTGTTTGATCAGAACACTGAGCCTTCATTAGAAGGGCTTCTACGGGCATGTGAACCGAAGAAGAAGGCTCTTCTGGAATCCTTAAAATCAGCCCAACTGGTGCTTCCGCTAGAGGCAACTTCAGGCGAAATTCGAGCACAAAAATCTTCAGAATTTTTGGGTGCAACCGATGTTTCGATCCTGCCGGACTCTATTCTTCAACTTGTCAATCACAGTATCGTTCTCCTCGATTACGACAAGAGAATGCAGAGTCCAAGATACGGAGCTTGCTTCCAGACACTTTTAGAGGCTCTCGAAAACTTGTGTGGAGCTTCGCTCATTTCGCTTGCAACTCCGTTCATCCCGCAGAACATGGCAGAACACAAGACTTTCTTTGAGCCTTACTATGCTGGTTCAAACGAGGCTATTCTTCGGGATCAAGGGAGAAAGCTTCGAAGAAACGTGGTTGACCGGGGGCGGTCAAACCTACTCGGCAATTTCCTGTTCATGCTTGGCTTCTCTCGTCAATCCAAATTCGATTCCGTCTCTGGAATCGCCTTGTGGGATTCAGTTAGGTTAGCTTTTGGAAAGCCCGAGTTTGACGGCTTGTACGATCAACTCTCCACATGCAACAACTTCAGAAACAAATACATCGCGCATGGCGATACACCATTGACTGACCCCAAGGTCGCTGAAGAAAATTTGCACATGTGGATAGAGTGCATCATAAGGCTGTTCGAAGTCACAAAATCCCTTGGCCTCAAAACACCCTAGTTCCTTGAACTCTCAAGTGTCACTATTCAGACACCACTGTGTGAACTTGGGTAACCAGGGGCTACCGGGTGATCTTAAGCCTTGGTCAAGTAATTCGACAAAGGATATTCACTCTGCCTAAGCGGAGTGAATATCACCCGGTAGCCAACTGTTTCACCTTAAAAGCTATCGTTTCAAGGCTTGAACAGGGCTGAATTGACGGTGCTGGTTCTGAATGTCGGCTTGGGCAAGGCTAACGTACCTGTTAGTCATGGCTAGATCGGTATGACCCAACATTTCCTTCAGGGTGAAAACGCTCCCCCCGGCTCGAAGAAACATCACGGCGAACGTATGCCTCAGAGTATGAGGGGAACAACGAACGGCCTCGATCTTAGCCGATTCTCCGAGTCTTTCCAAGATTTGACGAACTCCATAGCGAGTAAATCTTTCCCCACGTTTCGATTCGAAAAGAGGTGATGCCTGTTCAAGTTCTCTTTCTCGCAAGTATCGCCATAGGACTCTTCCAGTTTCCCGGCTGAAATAGATCGCCCGATGTTTGTTTCCCTTCCCTCGAACAATGGCCTTTCTATTCACGATGTCAATATCTGAATAATCCAGTTCGCAAAGCTCACTGACTCGAACTCCAGTATCGAGCATGAAAAGAACAAGGGCTTCATCTCTCCTAGGATGCTGAGTTTGCTTCGAAACCTTCAACAACTTTTGAACCTGTTCAGCCGAGAATGGTTGAATCTGGTCAGCCCGATGAACTGGAGGCTTCAAATTCTGCATCGGTGACTCTGAAATGTATCCTTCAGCTACCAGGAATCGAAAGAAGGTTCGAAGAATGCCATACACGTCTTTAACCGTTCGAGCATTCACCGGAGCTTTCAAACTCGAATTTCCCCAGCGGCCCTCTTCATCCTTGTGTCCGTTCGCAACGTAGCCAAGAAAGGCCCGAATTTCGAACGTTCCGCATGACTGTAAACCTTCGGTTTCGAGCCACCAAGCTAACTTATCTAAGAAGTGACGACGGAGCGAAAGTGTGTTTGGACTGAGCTGACGGTATTCCCCGTCAAGTATCCATCCTTTAGCGAATCGGCGAAGATCATTGATTCCAATTGTGGAACC
Coding sequences:
- a CDS encoding DEAD/DEAH box helicase family protein, producing MSKGFAALEPLYAPWEEPNKHRVKGVGIVPGRRASRTVLAPYIRSQVSDWRHSGYEGASETTKTLLNHWFETAHEDDFRYHFCQREAVETIIWLAEVKRYLIPSDLFSSILPEEDKRYTALTNIKPEDDLWARYCSKLATGAGKTKCMSLVMAWSYFHSLYESNSIFPRHFVVVAPNLIVFDRLKDDFESAKIFYSDPILPPEFRDDFNVQVVMQDDSGAGSYQGTIYLTNIHRLFPKNSDNENSVGNSSLLGPTVNKNQVFKVGEVLRNRISAHPSVMILNDEAHHLHDPESAWNEAIDAIHHQSLTKGNRGVVLQADFTATPKHNNGDLFRHIVSDFPLGEAVDAGIVKVPVIGRSEEIKANDAAGDAFEKYRTHLLLGYQQYQYMWEEWSKVRKPILFVMCETAQAANEIAAKLNNDERFPLLNGKVLNLHTRLEGKIVTRNPGKNEWKEFVYSESKLKDDDLKEIRRWSADLDKAESPYRCVVSVLMLREGWDVRNVTTIVPLRPYTAKSNILAEQTLGRGLRRMERPGPDAAFERVTVVEHPSMLALYNEELEQEGLEIGEIDLDERKPQTVPIFIDPKKDAEKLDIVIPQVSDSIETTVTLNEIKFEQIEAQFKKISSGKLPVGKAKDGAIKFEERTLFTDEVVKSYEIDRGLLAQGYTAVSVFVKVLERACRLQGSHATLSPLVQRFIEETLFDRKVNLYQGEVDHRLGDIDVREHIEATFAPLIKSQTNKETKRKKQSSGFALSSWRAFQATQSQKRPCDEAEKTIFNLVACSNYFEAEFAAFCDDCLDVVAFAKNTGPQKLAIDYLSMNGRPSLYWPDFFVKSAAGINYLVETKGQEDTSVALKAKAAIEWCKAATHGDQKWEYAFIPQYLFDQNTEPSLEGLLRACEPKKKALLESLKSAQLVLPLEATSGEIRAQKSSEFLGATDVSILPDSILQLVNHSIVLLDYDKRMQSPRYGACFQTLLEALENLCGASLISLATPFIPQNMAEHKTFFEPYYAGSNEAILRDQGRKLRRNVVDRGRSNLLGNFLFMLGFSRQSKFDSVSGIALWDSVRLAFGKPEFDGLYDQLSTCNNFRNKYIAHGDTPLTDPKVAEENLHMWIECIIRLFEVTKSLGLKTP
- a CDS encoding tyrosine-type recombinase/integrase is translated as MQTALRSLNSGSTIGINDLRRFAKGWILDGEYRQLSPNTLSLRRHFLDKLAWWLETEGLQSCGTFEIRAFLGYVANGHKDEEGRWGNSSLKAPVNARTVKDVYGILRTFFRFLVAEGYISESPMQNLKPPVHRADQIQPFSAEQVQKLLKVSKQTQHPRRDEALVLFMLDTGVRVSELCELDYSDIDIVNRKAIVRGKGNKHRAIYFSRETGRVLWRYLRERELEQASPLFESKRGERFTRYGVRQILERLGESAKIEAVRCSPHTLRHTFAVMFLRAGGSVFTLKEMLGHTDLAMTNRYVSLAQADIQNQHRQFSPVQALKR